AAAATACTAGATTGAGCAATAAATTGCATCACTGCTTAACTTTTGAAAGGCATCATCTATAGTTACAATAGAGGAAGTAGTTGACTATGGGAATCAATCTGCACTTCAAAAAGGAATATTAAATACCGAAGACCAACTCATTTTGCTTGTAGGCTTATTTAACTGAGTCTTGCCCCTTTTGTGACTGATCGTGCATCCAAGATTGCTTTATGGGGTGCGATTGTGTACCCTGATCCTGCCGCTTTTTGCAAGTATGCGagttttcgtcaaagaaatttgtACCCTGTCAACAGTGATGTGACGGGGGTCTAGTACCTTTAAATCTAGGTCATCACAAACATCATGGGGTCATATGGGAACATTATTATATGAATGCCACTGCGATTTTCCATCAAAACATTAGTACGGAGAGAGAAGTTGATGTCAACCGTACTTATTTGTGGTTCTAGTTGCCTTTCTATACCTGGGGTCAACTTCTATAAAACTCTTATAAGAATATATGTCTATGTGATATCTGATCTACTAATTTATTTCTATTTCACCCGCTCATTTACAAACCTTTCTTCCTATATTAAAAATTGCACTGCAAATAGTTCGCCAGCTTCTATTATCCATAGTCTTCTTAAGAGAAATCACGAATTGATTTGTGTGTAGATTTGCCACCTGATAAGGAAGCACTAGACTGGAACACCAGGATGAAGATTGCAGCTGGTGCAGCCAAAGGTTTGGAATACCTACATGATAAAGCAAACCCTCCAGTGATATACAGGGACTTCAAATCATCCAACATATTGTTAGGTGAAGGATTCCACCCAAAACTGTCTGACTTCGGGCTGGCAAAGCTTGGTCCAACTGGAGATAAGTCGCATGTCTCCACAAGGGTCATGGGAACATATGGTTACTGTGCACCTGAGTATGCCATGACTGGGCAATTGACAGTGAAGTCTGATGTTTATAGTTTTGGGGTAGTCTTCTTAGAGCTGATCACTGGACGCAAGGCCATCGATAGCACTCAAGGTCATGGAGAACAGAACCTTGTTCAGTGGGTATGTTTATGAATTTCATAGTAGAGTTGTacgatccttttttttttcctcctaaTAATTAATGCTTTCTAACTAAGAAAGGCTAGAAAGTCGGGACTCGGGAGTCATAGTGGATAGAAAATTTAATATCAACTGACTTTTAGTTGTATGGAAAATAATAGACCTTTTTCCCTTCCAAATCTGGGCACACTTTTCTCTTCCACTATATCACGAGTAGAAGTCTCTGAAGAAAATTTATAGGTTAATCACCCTTTTGGGAACCATTTGGTTAGGACATTCTTTACTGACGGGTTTCTTATATTTTGAAGGCAAGACCCATGTTCAATGACCGTCGCAAGTTTCCCAAACTGGTGGATCCACGGCTGGAAGGACGTTTCCCCATGCGGGGGTTGTACCAGGCTCTGGCTGTGGCATCCATGTGTATCCAAGAATCAGCTGCTACCCGTCCTCTCATTGGGGATGTGGTGACTGCCTTGTCGTACTTGGCAACTCAGTCTTATGACCCTAATGCACCTCCAAGTAATAAAGCCAATGGAGATAAGGAAGATAGAAGGACTAGTAATGAAAGAGGTGGAAGGATTGGCAAGAACGAAGAAGGAGGTGGTTCAGGACGGAAGTGGGATTTGGAGGGTTCAGAGAAGGACGACTCTCCAAGGGAAACACAGAGGATGCTGAACCGGGATCTGGACAGAGAGAGAGCTGTGGCCGAGGCCAAAATGTGGGGggagaattggcgggaaaagaaacgGCAAAGCGCACAAGGTAGTTTTGATGGAGTGAATGGATGAATTAAAGATAGTTTAGGGACTTAGGAGGTAACCCTTGCTATATTTTTCATTCAAGGGAGAAGAAAAAGCTTAGTTCACAAGAGTGTATATTTATCCGTCAGAATTGCaaagaaaaggaaggaaaaaaaaaaggagtagAAAGTGAAAGACTGAAAATGTTGTAATCTTTTCTCCGGGTTGTGGCACCCTAATAGCAGCATGTCTTAATGACCAACTTTGTTTCAAAATGTTCTTAAGAAAATTTTGAGAGTGAACACCCATTTCTGTTTTATCTGTGACCAGTAGTTTTGTCGTAGAAAAACAGAAGTGGAACCAGATTTCCCGGTTTGGTTTCCATTCTCACTCTGTTAAAAAGAGAATGAAATATGAGATACAACATAAAGAAAACGTACAAAGAGTTGAACATCTTGACAGGAACGGCTACAACAGAAGAATGATATATTTACAACATTTTTCCTCGATTTACGGGAAGAATGGAGATGATCAACATCTTAACAATAATGGCTACAGAAGAATGAAACTTACAACATTTTCCCTCCATTTACAGAAAGAATGGAGATATGTCTCAGTAGCTTGTCCAAGGTTTCCGGATGCGTTCAAGTATCAGCTGTGGTATCTCAAATTCTCGGTACTGTTTTGTCAATTTTTCTTAAAGTGATTGTCATGTCTTTAGGACATCTTGAACACTGAATCTAAAAACTTATAGAAGCTTAATCTTGAACTCCTTTTAAGAGGTTGTCAATTGTCATGCTTTTGGGAGATCAATAACTCTTTATATGGCATTGTGGCTCTCCATATTGATTTCCACTGGTAATATGCAGCCATTTGAGGCTCAACAGGGTAGTCAATGAAAGTCTAAAAACAATCAGCCAACAATAAACATAATTCTAGGGATTTTTTAGAAGTTAGGAGGATTCAAGTAGACTTCATAACAGACTGGCTAAGTGGCAATTCAGACAAGGATTGGGCCAATGCTTCCAGAACAAAATGATTAATTAGGTAactctatttttcatcatctactTGCTTATTATACGTAAGCAAAACAAAATATTACCATTTGTTAAAAGAATATTACCCTGGAATTGTGGATTGGATTAGTAATCAGTGAAATCATACAATTTGATCCTGGAATCCTGGATTAATCAGTAGAACCATAAAATTTTTTGATACGTAGCAAAAATTATTAAAACCGCTGATAAGCTAAACATTCGTAATTCTTGGTTATATTTGGTTTGGCTTCCTTCCCAGAAATAAAGGTTTGTCGTGTCTTTGGCTCTAAAAGTATGAAACTCGTGACTGCGTGTTCAATTCTTTTTGAGAGGACATTGATTCTGTagctaaggaaaattcatgctccACATTGATTCCTAATTAGACTTGCCAAACATGTTACTCACATTAGGACTGAGGGTGGAGGAGGGAAAAGGTTCTTTTAAAAAGATAGTATTTCATTAGTTCGGTTTCCAAGTGGACTTCACATAAGGCTTACAAAATGGTTTTCCTTGATTGGGCCAATGGCCACACTGAGGTACCTGAAGTAAGATGTTCATGGTGCTACAATCACGGTGAAGAAGGGCAAACTGCCTACTGCAAATCatttgtgttgttccataaattACAAATTAGAGAGTAGAAAACCTCTCAATACGTGATGCATGACCTTTTGTTGATTACCCTTGGGTTTAGTGACTTTAGTCTTTGCAATTCCCATTGCGACAGACTTGGAATTTAACAAGTAACAACCAAAATGGTGCATCCATTCTTTGCATATTTGAAATTGAGTATTAGCTTTTCAAAGGTCCGAGAAACAACCATGATAGATATGCAGATTATCTAATGCTGCATGGTTTAATGTAGCGGACCCGTAAAAAATTGGATCAATGATCCAATAAGCTGCCAATAGCTTGTACGAGATCAATAGATTCATAAAAGCAACACTAAACTAGCAAATATGGAGTACTAGTGTAAGATGTTCTTTCCTTTACAATAATCAGATACTTGATTTACTTCTCTGGGCAAATGAATAAATGTCACGTTTTTCAGACCAAAGTGTTCAACAATCAGTTCTCTAATCTCTTTCATGATTTGAAATCTTCGGCCATCTTGTTGTGATAGATTACTTAGAGATATTTTTTCAGCAGCTGAGCCTGGTAACATCATTCTCTTCATCCTCTCAACCATTGCCTCGCAGTCAGAAGCCACCTCCAAATGTTTAATATTTAAGACATCTTTCAGTTCCGCAGCAAATCCAATTCCTGTTTTTGCTGCAAGATATTCATGCACCTCACTATCGGGTTCCTTCTTTGATGGCCCATACGTGGTCGCTACGATTTTTGCCTTAGTCCTGATGTTTACACCAAACCCAGCCTTAAGCACTTCACCACCAACAGACCAGTACCTCTTTCACCACTCCGTATACTGACCATCAGTCGTTACTTGGTAGTGCCCTTCTATATCCAGAGGTGGCATCCATGCAACCGGTTCAGCATGCGGGTGATCTTCGTAATACTTTGTAACACAAAGTGAAGCTTCCAAGACCCTCCTCTTGCCTTTCTTGAACTTATAAGAGAATCGGTGAAGCATCTCATGTTTCTCTTTTAGATGTTTTGGTATTCTAGCCCACCTTTTAATTGCAGGCTCCACAAACAGACCAGTACCTCTTTCACCACTGCTGTCATAGTCTGGGGCTTTGATCTTGTCGTCTTTAAGTCTTTGAAAATCCCCCAAATCATACTGAGAACGAAAACAAGAAATAACCCCGGTGAATATAAATAGATCTGAAGACCATCATATATAATAAGAATACAAATCCTGACCATCAAAGATACTAGacactcaaaaaaaaatcaagatgttgattCAAAATTGTTCCAAACAACTATGTAAATATTTTACTCGGTATGCATAACATAACTTTTAACTTGGCATCTAGGCAACTAAACTCTCCAAGTACTAATAATAATGCAGAAAGATGCCGAGAGGCAGTTAGAAAAACAGGCAACTCTTCTTAAAAATGGAGTTCTACAGTTTACATGGTGAGGACAAGCCGTGAGGGAGTGACTCTATTATTGTGCATTACCCACTGGCTTTCTCTATCTATTCGATGTACATGCAGTTAATGAGCTAAAACAAACAATAGACCTAAATATTCTGTATCAGATTTCGAAACAATACCGTGACAGTTTCTTTCCCACGCTTGTTTTTTCGACGTTTTCCTCCAGCTTTCTTTGTTGTTGGAGAAGGATCTTTTCTACCCTCCAGTTCCACCTGTGGCTCCTCTTCCGAAATATGACCACTACCCTCATCCTCATCACAAGAAGAAGATAATGCGGCGAAAGGGTTGAGCGATGTAGACATTGAGATCCTCCTTTTGCGACCAAATAAAAAAAACTGTGGACAGTATTGGGGAATTAGGGACGACAgaacagaaaaaagaaaagacacgACTAGAAACCAATACAGGAGTAGATCTGTCGAACGATAACAAATAACTACGCACTCTGCAGGAAGTACTTATATCTTAACAAAGTGCTAATATAAGTGCAATGAACACTGCCAAGGTCCTTTTTGCTTATATTTAAATCCCAGAGGATCGTTAGTTAAGAACTTAAGATACAAGAATTGGTCTAGAACTGAATTCTTcatattaaagagaaaaacatgcaaaagaagaaaagtaTGCATGTCTGACCCTTAATAAGAATGACTGACTTCATCCAACAAACAGTTCTGTAAGATCCATAAGTTCTTTTTATGGTTTTCACAACAGAATATTATACCAACCAAGTCACTCACTACTACACTACAGACAATCAAAAGTAACATCCTTTGAGTCAGTATTTGTACTTTGATACACAAGCGCACTTTAAAATTACGTGCCATCACTTAAAGAGTCTACAACAGTCCAGAGAGACACACTGAGATGTGTGGCCAACATCTAATCAAAACCGACTGTTACAGAGCTTTATATTGTACAATCCGTTTCAGGCTTTCAGCCAATTACAACCCAAAGACGAGTTATCAAGCTTTGCCCGCAAAAAAATAGTAGAATACAGCAGCCTAAATGTAACGCCTACATGCATATACATAAATGTAGAAGGCTACAATGGACTGATTAGGTGTATGCTAGTAGATGTTCCAATCAATGTATGGCGTAGAAATTAATAAATGGAGTGGAAATTATGCCATCTATAGGGCTGTCAACAGATAAAACCTGTAAAactaatacaattgaaatttaagttcaatttCTCAACCCAAATTGTCTTAAACACACATTCAAACACATAAACATTCTTAGATTAAGTACTTGAGTCTCTTTCTCTCACAcagatggaaaaaaaaaacacaaaaatgctAAAGAAAGTAAGAAACACAAAGTATCTCTTGTCTTCATCCATCAACAATTTCCATATCTGCATTACAACATTCATCAACGATTTCCATGAAAATATATCAGACGCAGCTTTCTTAGCCGGCAGTTTGCTAGTTATGTGAACACTTCAACGACATTTTTGTTCTTTCTAGTTTCATGTGTTTTCACGATCGATTGATATCTAAAGGTTATCCTTCACCAGATTCCTGTGTATATGGTTACAGAAGTTCTCTACTTTGCAACCACCTCTATATCCTGAGGAGGATACCACTGGAATGCATTAAATTCCCTTGACGGAGGTGTTCAATTCACTTGcttgagagaaagagagagagacggAGCATGAAAACTTACAGCGGAGAAAACAACAACGTCACTGAAATCTGGTTGTTGTCCTTGTGGCTTTGTGTAAGTCTTACCAGTCTATCTAAATTCAGCTGtttaatattaaaagaaaaaacgtTGATGATTATCATGCCCAAGTTCAACTaacattagaagaaaaaaaatagataatATTAACAGAACACATGTTTACCACTTCTCTAACAAATTAGATCAATTAACCACCTTCAAACTTCCATCACTAAAAGGACAAATAACATCCACTTTTTGCATAAAGACAAGCCACAGACAGAGAACAAAAAACTGACATTCCATAGTAATTAACTTATTCAAATCATACTAATCAGCTCAGTTGCATCAAACTGGGAAAAAATAACCCAGATTTATCAACCCTAATTCTCTGAAAAATCACAAATTTTAACTTCCAAGCTAAACAACAAACCCACGAATATCGACCCAATTAAAGCAGAAATCTTACACTAACCTGTCTAAACAACTGCTGTTGATGCTGTTGTGAAGAATGAAATCCTCCACCACTCCAAATGTTTCGCCTAACTATAGACAATAAATGGAGATAATgaatcaacaaaatataaatatcTTGGATTACTAACATGTATTGAACGGCTAATAAAGATAATAAACACATCATAGAAATAAAATCACAATCACAGCAGTGGTCTCTAGATGATGTCTCGGTCAAAAAGGATGTTATGGTACGCGACTTAAACAATTAGTAGTAACTCAAACCAGCAAGAAAAAGAGAATTTTGTAAGAGAAGATGAGGTTGAAAAGAGAATTGTGAGACTAGGAAAAGA
This genomic stretch from Papaver somniferum cultivar HN1 chromosome 5, ASM357369v1, whole genome shotgun sequence harbors:
- the LOC113281105 gene encoding serine/threonine-protein kinase PBS1-like — its product is MGCFPCFDSKEEEKLNPGNKEESSDNVRKEVHHNHNNQPVVNPNVAKLSSGADRLRSRSTLGGSRRESSGPKEGPYDHIAAQTFTFRELAAATKNFRPESLLGEGGFGRVYRGFLESTGQAVAVKQLDKDGLQGNREFLVEVLMLSLLHHQNLVSLIGYCADGDQRLLVYEFMCLGSLEDHLHDLPPDKEALDWNTRMKIAAGAAKGLEYLHDKANPPVIYRDFKSSNILLGEGFHPKLSDFGLAKLGPTGDKSHVSTRVMGTYGYCAPEYAMTGQLTVKSDVYSFGVVFLELITGRKAIDSTQGHGEQNLVQWARPMFNDRRKFPKLVDPRLEGRFPMRGLYQALAVASMCIQESAATRPLIGDVVTALSYLATQSYDPNAPPSNKANGDKEDRRTSNERGGRIGKNEEGGGSGRKWDLEGSEKDDSPRETQRMLNRDLDRERAVAEAKMWGENWREKKRQSAQGSFDGVNG